Below is a genomic region from Anoxybacillus flavithermus.
CAGACGGTAAAGTCAAAATTCGTTTGGCGCTGGCGAGAGAAATCGGTTTCGTTGAGATCATGCGCAGAGAATGAACTTTCCATCGCATCGTGCCGTAAATCTTCTAGTTGCTGCGCGAGTTGCTTTTCTACTTGATACCGCCGGTCTTCGTCTTCTTCTAGCTGGCGCTTATAGCGGCGTTCTAACTGTTCTTTTTCATCGATTTGCCGCAATAGTTTTTGCTGCTTTTCATAAATGTCTCGTATGTCTTGCTGAACTCGTTCGTATTCTTTTGCCGCTTGGAACACTTCGTGGCTCGCTAACTCTAATTCTCGTTGATGCAATACGTCTTGCTCGCTTGCGAGCGTTTGAATGTATTCGTTCAAATCGACAAGGTGCGTTTGTTTTTCTGCTTTCTCCGCAATCCATTGTTTTTCTTCTTCTGCTAGCCGCTTCACCTGTTTGTCCGCCTTGAGCCATTCGCTCGCTTTTTCCGCTATCATATACTCATTATATGCCCGATATTGCGTACAAAGCCGTTTTAGCGATTGCTCGTCGCGCTCTAGCTGCTCGAGTTGTTGCTTTGTCTGGTCCATATTTTCAATCGTTTCCGATAAATGGCGCAACTCATCGTCTGTCAACGCTGGGAGCGAGCTCTCTAAAATCTCGTAAATCACCGTCGGCTTAAAATCTTTCGATAGCTTCGGGCTGCGGAGTTGAATCAATAGCTCAATTAATTCTTGAAACGCCTCCATCGATTCAAAGCGGAAGACGTGCTTATTAACGAGCTCCATATATTCTTTTTGTGAATCGACGACCGTTCCGCCGTTGCCAAGCAAATTGGCTAACTCGCGTTTCGTGAGCGGGATTTTTTCTGTTCCGTTCGCTGATTTTTCCGTTTTATATAAAAATAAATCGCGACCGATGCGGCGGTTATCAAAAATGACGAACCCCCAAAAATCCATATTTTTTTGCCGTTTTGCCCGCAATCCGATACCCGTTGTCACATATTGTTCCGTCTGCTTTCGTTTATATTCTAAAAACAAATAGCCTGTCCGTTCATCGCGATCGACAATTTCCTTTTCGCCAAGCAAGTAATCTTCCATTCGCCGTGCCCGAGAACCGAACGGATCGAGCCGGTCCGGCGTTTTTTTGCCGTCCAGTAATACAGGCAGGAGACTTTGCATCGTCACCGACTTTCCAGAGCCGTTCGTGCCGCGAAGCAACAGCTTGCCGTCGGCAAATTCGAAATATTGCTCGTCGTAATACCAAAAATTAATCAATCCCGCGCGATGAAGCACCCATTTATTCGTCATCATCGTCTCTTCCCTTCATTGTAAAATCGTCTGGATATCGGCCGACAAGCCGTCCAAGCAGCGGATAAAGAGTAACCATGCCCGTTTCCTGTTCATGCTCCGCCATCTTCCACGCTTTTAACGCACTAAGTAGCTCAGAGGCAAGTTGTGCTGTCGTCATTTCCCGATACGTTTTGCTCCAGCCTTCACCATATTGCTCCATACAGTGGTTGAGCAGCTGATGAAAATCGGACATCGTCACGTGGATTTGTCCATATTCATCCGGGGGATATTTATCCAAATGAGCACGCACAACTGCTGCCAAATGAAGAATCATATCCGACGTTCCTTTTTGGTCTGGGAATAATGTATACACATGTTGCCGTTCTGGAATCGTCAATAGTGCTGCGTTTTTGTATAGCTCGTAGCGAAAATCGGCATGGGCTTCGATGTCGTCACGTAACCGATGGCGGAAGTTGCGCAAATAATAAAAGTTTGGGTCATCTTTTTGTCGGCGATACACGACAGGCGATAAAAAGAGCTGCCGATAAATCGAGTGGCGGCGGTAGTCGTCGGGGGATACTTTCCACTCTTCTTCCAACAGTTGCTCCATCGTTTCATATTGGATAAAATCTTTCGGATAGGAGCGCATAAAATAGCGGGATAGCACTGGAACTTCGTACAGCGCTTCTTCATCTTCTTGATTGGCAAATGCCTCGAGTTCCCCGTCGACGTGGTGTACAATTCCGATTTGCTCGGCTGTTTTCAACACGCGAATTAAAGCGCGCCGATGTTGATAGTTCGTCCAGTCAAGCGCTGTTTCGCCTGGGTACATCGCTTTTATTTCTTCGCATACGTCCGACAATAAAAATTTTTCTTCGACCGCTTTTCCTTCTAAATATGCTAACAAGCAACAAAACAACGCGTAATCGAGCGGTTCTTGAAACGATTCTATTCCCATCCACGCTTCTGGCTCCGCTGGTATTTTTTCAAGCTTGGCAAAATAGCGGTGGACGATGAGCCGATAACCAAATTTCTCTTGTACATACCGTTTTAACACTTTTTCGCGTTCGCGTATTTTTTGAAAAAGTTCCGGATCTTTTTCCCGAACAATCCAAAAATGTTCAAACAACGCCGTTAACGCTTCTTTCGCTTTCTCATCAAATTCTTTTTCCATTCTTTCTCTTCCCCTAATCTAGCAAATGGATTTCGTAATTTGGCATCATTAACATACCATCTTCCGCTTTCAGTGTAATCGTTCCTTCACGTTGGACCACTTTCACTTTCCATCCGTTTTCCGTTTGTACTATCCGATCTTCTCGTCCCATCGCTTTCGCAATCCAGCCAAGCAACGTTTTACGAATATGTGAGGCAACGACTGGAAGCTCCTGAAGAACAATTTTCCCGTCGGTTATCAGCTGTGCGAGCGCTTCTTCTTCTTGTTGTTTCGCTGCTAAATAGGCAGTCATCGTTTCCTCTTTTTCTTTTCGTCTATCAGTCATTGCTTCTGGCTTTTTCTTTTCTCGATAGTGACGAACGCGTGGTTTTACGAGCCATTCTGTCGGTTGTTCTTCCCAAATATCGCGGTACATGTTCTCCGTTGCATCGTTGTCGGCGACAATGTGCTTTGTATGAAAACAGCCGAACACCACCGCGGACAGTTTATGCGCTTCTTCTACCGTTTCTAATGACGAAAACCATTTGGCTAAATGCAAATAATCTTTTTTCCGGCTACGAAAATGATGGTGACGCTCACCTAACCGCTGGACGACACGCGTCATTCGCCGAATCGCTTCATTCGTCTGTTTTTGCAAAAACGACAGTTCGCTTTCGTGTCCGTTTCGCCCTAAAAACCATTCTTTTAAGCTCCGCCACGTGTCTAGCTTCTCTTCCGTTAGCTGTTCGCGCGAAAGAACGGCGCCTTCAAAGCGCGGAATAGCAAGTTGATAGGCAACCACTTCCTCGATAAAACGACGTACCCCGTCCGCCGGCAAATCTTCGAGCAGCTTTTCAATTTGCATCGATGTTTTTTGCAATGCGACGATAAAATCGCGCAAATAGGCGGTGAATTGCTCTTTATACACAAGAAATGAATCAGACATCATCCGTTCTTCCATATTTTCTCCGTTCAAATAAGCGATGTAGTCGGCAGAATTTTGGATGATTTTTCTAAAATAATCGAACGTTTCTTCCCACACTTGATTCATTTCTTCACGTTTTTCGACAAATCCAGCGTGAATAATCGCTTCCATACGGACAAGCGATGCGTACAGGCGGTCAAACCGCGTTTTTTCGAGCGAGCCGCCAAACGTATCTCCTAGCTGTTCAAGCGTGCGAATCATTCGTTCGATTTCGACCGTATATGGGCTGCATTGGTAGCGAAATCGCTTCTTTTTAAATTCCTCAATCGTCCGAATATGTCCTGTCTCTTGTCGCGCGATTAAGTTTTTCCATTTGACGAGCTGCTCTAAATCTTGTTGCAGTTCTTCTTCTGTATAATCTTGAAATTCATCGAATTGTTTTAAAAAAGCGTATACTTCTTCTGGAAACAAATATTGCCGCATTCGCTCATGCTGCGTATAAAAATAGCGCAAAATTGCCCGATACCGATAGGCGTTATCAACCACTAAATACTTCGCCTCCGTAATCGGCTTTAGCCATGACGTATCCATCTTATGCTCCCCTTCTATCATTCATCTACTATCATTGTAATCGATTCGCTATTCGCTCTCTACTAAAACGTCGTTGGGAAAATGTGATCCTCAAGCCGCTTGCCTAAAAAATGAACATGTTCGCTAGTCATTCGCTGTCGATTCGTGTGAATTGGAAACAAAAGAGCGAACGAAATGGTAGAATAGCTGCTTTACGACATGCTTCACGAAGTAAAAGTACCAAGGAAAAAAGTGGAATCGATGGAGAAACGAGTGGATTCGTTAGAAAAAGAAGTATCTTCCTTACGCCAACAAGTTCAAGCACTCGAGACGCTTGACGAAAAAATGCAACGACTCGACGAAAGAACGCTCGAAACGAAGGCGATCTGCGAAGCGGTTCGTCATGGTCAAGAGGCGCTCATCGCAAAATACAATGCTCTCGCACTCGATGCCCACAACATGCAAGGAAACATCACTCACTTAACCAACATATTAAAAGAGAAAGTACTCCCTGCCCTCACCGACCACGAATCGAGCATCCAAGTAGTGACATGCTCCCGCCACCTACGCTGACGCTTAGAGGTGTGGCTTCTCGGGTAATCCCATCTCATGACGGGAAGTTGACCGAGCGATCCCCGTGTGCCCCACAGTTCGAGAGCAAATTTAGACTTCACCTAACCAACATTCATCCCCCACTTTCACTTCGTTTAGAAGTGAGAGACTTCTTTCGAAAAGATGTTAAAAGAAGCGATAACATCAAACGTTCGTTTCATCTCTATTACCAAAACGGACGTTCGTTTCATCTCTATTACCAAAACGGAACATTCTGAGTGTCAATTCCTCATAGGTACGATAAAAACTCATTTCTTCTGAACAAACATGTTCAGCTAGTTTTTCATAGTTTCAATTCCTCATAGGTACGATAAAAACCCCAAAAAGATGTTGATAAATAAACATATGGAAAAGCTATACAATGCTATTATATGCACGTTTGAAAATTCAGTCAATACATTTTATACGTTGATACGTCTGAAAAAGGTCGCAGAAACAACTTGTCGTCGATCCCCTAGGGTTTTTGCAACATTGGGGGGCGACGACAGTTGTGAAAAGATTCACGATATGAAAATTAAACGAGACGCTACTCCTTTGATTGATTGGTAAGACACAACTTTAGAAAAGCATTACACTTTTTTCTTTTAAAGCAAAGTACAATCCTTCTATGTGGTGCATAATTTTTTTGACGGGTGCAAAATTATTGGCCTATTGGTATACTCTTTCAATTTCGCCCGTTTTTTCGATAACTCATTCTGCGACAATATTCGTGTTTCGATCACCGCAGTTACTTTACAAGGAGGACTACTTTTATACATAAAGAAAAATGTTTGAAAAAAATCCTGTAACCTTTCAAATTCCAACCCGCGAATTTCAACCAATTCTTCGTCCAATCCAATGAAAAAACGCTTTTTCATATGTTTTTCCTTCCCACTATAATAAGAAGATGATGTTCATGCTCAGTTGATTCTCCTGGATGAGACTCCAGATAGGAGAAAGGTTCAACTTCTTCAATTAAATCCATCAAACTCAGCCAAATTTCCACGAGCGTTTGCGATGGATACCAAGAATCCATGAGCACATAAACGGGACGACGTACATCCAAAGAAGAAAGCATCTCCATCGCAAGTTCCCCTTTGCTTTTCCCAGCCGTCTTATCGTAGAGGCGAAAGGCAAAAGGGAACGCTTGGGTCATCGTATGAACCATGAGCCAAACGAGAGAATGTCCCCAGATCGACTTTTTCTCTGTGTGAGAATAGTGCCAATCATACCCTTGAATGGCGTGCGTGGCCCGTGACGAAGGCTTCGTTTTTTGGAAAATCG
It encodes:
- a CDS encoding TIGR02678 family protein; the protein is MEKEFDEKAKEALTALFEHFWIVREKDPELFQKIREREKVLKRYVQEKFGYRLIVHRYFAKLEKIPAEPEAWMGIESFQEPLDYALFCCLLAYLEGKAVEEKFLLSDVCEEIKAMYPGETALDWTNYQHRRALIRVLKTAEQIGIVHHVDGELEAFANQEDEEALYEVPVLSRYFMRSYPKDFIQYETMEQLLEEEWKVSPDDYRRHSIYRQLFLSPVVYRRQKDDPNFYYLRNFRHRLRDDIEAHADFRYELYKNAALLTIPERQHVYTLFPDQKGTSDMILHLAAVVRAHLDKYPPDEYGQIHVTMSDFHQLLNHCMEQYGEGWSKTYREMTTAQLASELLSALKAWKMAEHEQETGMVTLYPLLGRLVGRYPDDFTMKGRDDDDE
- a CDS encoding TIGR02677 family protein; amino-acid sequence: MDTSWLKPITEAKYLVVDNAYRYRAILRYFYTQHERMRQYLFPEEVYAFLKQFDEFQDYTEEELQQDLEQLVKWKNLIARQETGHIRTIEEFKKKRFRYQCSPYTVEIERMIRTLEQLGDTFGGSLEKTRFDRLYASLVRMEAIIHAGFVEKREEMNQVWEETFDYFRKIIQNSADYIAYLNGENMEERMMSDSFLVYKEQFTAYLRDFIVALQKTSMQIEKLLEDLPADGVRRFIEEVVAYQLAIPRFEGAVLSREQLTEEKLDTWRSLKEWFLGRNGHESELSFLQKQTNEAIRRMTRVVQRLGERHHHFRSRKKDYLHLAKWFSSLETVEEAHKLSAVVFGCFHTKHIVADNDATENMYRDIWEEQPTEWLVKPRVRHYREKKKPEAMTDRRKEKEETMTAYLAAKQQEEEALAQLITDGKIVLQELPVVASHIRKTLLGWIAKAMGREDRIVQTENGWKVKVVQREGTITLKAEDGMLMMPNYEIHLLD